Proteins encoded together in one Fibrobacter sp. UWP2 window:
- a CDS encoding beta-L-arabinofuranosidase domain-containing protein: MKLGWFGKSVRAAIALMGLSCSLGFSQDLLYPDMFALSDVQLLDGVLKERQDLNVETLLSYDVDRLLAPFYEEAGMRPKASKFPNWAGLDGHVLGHYLSALAMHYADNDDIQVKERLEYILNELKTIQDQNSKDANFVGYISGVPNGKQMWLKMKNGDAGAQNGYWVPWYNIHKLYAGLRDAYVYAGYESAKTMFLKLCDWGITITNGLNDSKMQQMLGTEHGGMPEVYADAYKLTNNEKYLAAAKKWSHQWLLNPMAQGNDNLTNVHANTQVPKVVGFARIAELSGDQTFLKGSDFFWQTVVNKRSIAIGGNSISEHFPALNNHKKYVEEREGPESCNTYNMLKLTERLFNIKHDAHYSDFYERALFNHILSTIHPTHGGYVYFTPARPRHYRVYSKVNAGMWCCVGSGMENPAKYNQFIYTKDKDALYVNLFAASVLNWKDKGVKIKQETAFPKGESSKFTITGSGSFDMQIRHPYWVKEGEFKVVVNGDTIVKTSTPSSYVSAGKSWKTGDVVEVLYPMYIHTEDLPGVSDYVALLYGPIVLSAKTGTANLNGLVADDGRWSHIASGALESLDQAPMLASAKKDIPSKIEPVKGEPLHFKAPYLFAQQKDANLLLQPFYEVHDARYMMYWMVLTDPSILDRLEKEQKEALALDEKTVDKVAPGEQQPEVDHKMKTENSTSGTHQGEFYRDAGQCSGGNGGLISYEFETNSEDSLSLMVRYWGNEGCTRVFDINIDGEKLTTETISNRWKKDEFVNVTYPIPDKMVKGKKIVRISFEASSGMVGGIYSVRLLRNKPKPEDPPAGIKIASAVKQNLRVRVGRETLQIESGATLGHAMTAKIYSMDGRLKVSQVLVAGMNHFDLDISGLKNGNYIVRIFEGGLVRGYTIFSKNGL, from the coding sequence ATGAAGTTGGGATGGTTTGGCAAAAGCGTTCGCGCAGCGATCGCCTTAATGGGGCTTTCATGTAGCCTCGGTTTTTCACAAGATTTGCTTTACCCCGACATGTTCGCCTTGTCGGATGTGCAACTGCTGGACGGTGTGCTAAAGGAGCGGCAGGACTTGAATGTCGAAACACTCCTCAGCTACGACGTTGACCGCCTGCTGGCGCCTTTTTACGAAGAGGCGGGGATGCGCCCGAAGGCGTCCAAGTTCCCGAACTGGGCTGGGCTTGACGGTCATGTGCTGGGGCACTACCTGAGTGCGCTTGCCATGCACTACGCCGACAACGACGATATTCAGGTCAAGGAACGTCTGGAATATATCTTGAACGAACTCAAGACCATCCAGGACCAGAACTCCAAGGATGCGAACTTTGTGGGCTATATCAGCGGCGTGCCCAACGGCAAGCAGATGTGGCTCAAGATGAAGAACGGCGATGCGGGCGCTCAAAACGGTTATTGGGTGCCCTGGTACAACATTCACAAGCTCTATGCGGGCTTGCGCGACGCCTATGTTTACGCGGGCTACGAAAGTGCCAAGACGATGTTCCTTAAGCTTTGCGACTGGGGCATTACCATCACGAACGGCTTGAACGATTCCAAGATGCAGCAGATGCTCGGTACCGAGCACGGCGGCATGCCCGAAGTCTATGCCGACGCCTACAAGCTCACGAACAACGAGAAGTACCTGGCCGCCGCCAAAAAGTGGTCGCACCAGTGGCTGCTGAACCCGATGGCACAGGGCAACGACAACTTGACGAACGTCCATGCGAACACGCAGGTGCCCAAGGTGGTGGGGTTCGCCCGCATTGCGGAACTCTCGGGCGATCAAACATTCTTGAAGGGCTCTGACTTCTTTTGGCAGACAGTCGTGAACAAGCGCAGCATCGCCATTGGCGGCAACAGCATCTCGGAGCACTTCCCGGCTCTCAACAACCACAAAAAGTATGTGGAAGAGCGCGAGGGACCGGAATCGTGCAATACTTACAACATGCTCAAGCTCACCGAGCGCCTGTTCAACATCAAGCACGATGCGCATTATTCCGATTTTTATGAACGAGCCCTTTTCAACCACATCCTCTCTACCATCCACCCGACGCATGGCGGTTACGTGTACTTTACACCGGCGCGTCCGCGCCACTACCGCGTGTATTCCAAGGTCAATGCGGGCATGTGGTGCTGCGTTGGCTCGGGCATGGAGAACCCGGCAAAGTACAACCAGTTCATTTATACCAAGGACAAGGATGCTCTTTACGTGAACCTCTTTGCAGCCTCTGTGCTGAACTGGAAAGACAAGGGCGTCAAGATCAAGCAGGAAACGGCGTTCCCCAAGGGCGAGAGTTCCAAGTTCACCATTACTGGGAGCGGCAGTTTCGACATGCAGATCCGCCACCCGTACTGGGTTAAGGAAGGAGAATTCAAGGTTGTTGTGAACGGCGATACCATCGTGAAGACTTCGACGCCTTCGAGCTACGTTTCTGCAGGCAAGTCCTGGAAAACGGGCGATGTGGTGGAGGTTCTCTACCCGATGTACATCCACACTGAGGATCTCCCCGGTGTGTCGGATTACGTGGCGCTTTTGTACGGCCCGATTGTGCTCTCGGCAAAGACGGGCACAGCGAACCTGAACGGCCTTGTCGCCGACGACGGACGCTGGAGCCACATTGCCTCTGGAGCGCTTGAATCGCTGGACCAGGCGCCCATGCTCGCCAGCGCAAAGAAGGACATTCCATCGAAAATCGAACCTGTGAAGGGCGAACCCCTGCATTTTAAGGCGCCTTACCTCTTTGCTCAGCAAAAGGACGCTAACCTGCTGCTGCAACCGTTCTACGAGGTGCATGACGCCCGCTACATGATGTACTGGATGGTGCTTACCGACCCGAGCATTTTGGACCGCCTCGAAAAGGAGCAAAAGGAGGCGCTCGCCCTCGACGAGAAAACCGTCGACAAGGTGGCCCCCGGCGAACAGCAACCCGAAGTGGACCACAAGATGAAGACCGAAAACTCCACCTCGGGCACACACCAGGGTGAGTTCTACCGCGACGCGGGCCAGTGCTCCGGCGGTAACGGCGGCCTCATCAGCTATGAGTTCGAGACCAACAGCGAAGATTCCCTGAGCCTCATGGTGCGCTACTGGGGCAACGAGGGCTGCACTCGCGTGTTCGACATCAACATCGATGGCGAAAAGCTTACGACCGAGACCATCTCCAACCGCTGGAAAAAGGACGAGTTTGTGAATGTGACTTACCCGATTCCCGACAAGATGGTGAAGGGCAAGAAGATTGTGCGCATCTCGTTTGAGGCAAGTTCCGGGATGGTAGGCGGCATCTACAGCGTGCGCCTGCTTCGCAACAAGCCCAAGCCGGAGGACCCCCCGGCGGGAATCAAGATTGCCTCCGCGGTAAAACAGAACCTTCGTGTGCGTGTCGGTCGTGAAACGCTCCAAATCGAGTCGGGTGCCACACTCGGCCATGCCATGACGGCAAAAATTTACTCGATGGACGGTCGTCTCAAGGTCTCGCAGGTGCTTGTCGCGGGCATGAACCACTTTGACCTGGATATTTCGGGACTCAAGAACGGCAATTACATTGTGCGGATCTTTGAAGGCGGGCTCGTGCGCGGTTACACGATCTTC
- a CDS encoding carboxypeptidase regulatory-like domain-containing protein encodes MFSKAPHLLTVLCLLAFCGFSFAYSVSGTVSDEQGVAIKGASVSLLKEGKTTTTDDQGKFTISEEEMSIRAAGNAVGYIGVSNGVLSYSQSGTQPVQVKIFNTLGHQVFSKTLLGSGTYDLGRAVKACGTYFANVGVGSARQSFKFTSEGNFSSATGSANGSLMKEAAQDEAIQFVADGFDTLTVSLGTLDTTLNVKLKAKAPEFKFGYALKNDPTPSKGCGSNSKLQKVKSVENGDQFQIRVGSDNRTYFVTLPKNYDNKKPHKVLFALHCYGSNGEDFVHHNPDYDHPTPYYGQQVLDKNGDYIFVSLDAVGGLWNKGQPDHDFFAQTLTTLEENYCIDTSRVFITGFSFGAMFSYSLMQDMQSRVRAAATYAVADYNIWLPEGSNMKDLPIAWMNVHGVNDGRCNYDRAKNSALPRILKRNGKADANGDFTDASSEKPQEISGNTGHVCYDFKNVDERFPVKWCTWPGDHQWTAHDTGNMGVGWNWEQTWVPEEVHKFFEQF; translated from the coding sequence ATGTTCAGCAAAGCACCCCATCTTTTGACCGTATTGTGCCTTTTGGCATTTTGCGGTTTTTCGTTTGCATACAGCGTGTCGGGAACCGTTTCCGACGAACAGGGCGTGGCTATCAAGGGCGCCTCGGTGAGCCTTCTCAAAGAGGGCAAAACAACGACGACCGACGACCAGGGCAAATTCACTATTTCCGAAGAAGAAATGTCGATTCGTGCGGCCGGGAATGCTGTTGGCTACATCGGTGTGAGTAACGGAGTGCTTTCGTACTCGCAGAGCGGTACGCAACCGGTCCAGGTGAAAATTTTCAACACGCTTGGTCACCAGGTCTTTAGCAAAACCTTGCTGGGCTCCGGCACGTACGACTTGGGCCGTGCCGTCAAGGCATGTGGCACCTACTTTGCAAACGTGGGCGTCGGCAGTGCAAGGCAGAGTTTCAAGTTCACGAGCGAAGGCAACTTCAGTTCCGCCACCGGTTCTGCAAACGGCTCGCTCATGAAGGAAGCCGCCCAGGACGAGGCAATCCAGTTTGTTGCAGATGGATTCGATACCCTCACTGTGTCGCTCGGCACGCTTGACACGACTCTCAATGTGAAGCTCAAGGCGAAGGCTCCGGAATTCAAGTTCGGCTACGCGCTCAAAAATGATCCGACCCCGAGTAAGGGCTGCGGCTCCAATTCCAAGCTGCAAAAGGTCAAGAGCGTCGAGAACGGCGACCAGTTCCAGATCCGGGTAGGCAGCGACAACCGCACCTACTTTGTTACCCTGCCCAAGAACTACGACAACAAGAAGCCGCACAAGGTGCTCTTTGCGCTGCACTGCTACGGCAGTAACGGCGAAGACTTTGTGCACCACAATCCCGACTATGACCATCCCACGCCTTACTACGGCCAACAGGTGCTCGACAAGAACGGCGACTACATCTTTGTCTCTCTCGATGCGGTTGGCGGCCTATGGAACAAGGGCCAGCCCGACCACGACTTCTTCGCGCAGACGCTCACCACCCTCGAGGAGAACTACTGCATCGACACGAGCCGCGTGTTCATTACAGGCTTCAGCTTCGGCGCCATGTTCAGCTACTCGCTGATGCAGGACATGCAGAGCCGAGTCCGCGCAGCAGCCACCTACGCCGTGGCCGACTACAACATCTGGCTGCCCGAAGGCAGCAACATGAAGGACCTGCCCATCGCCTGGATGAACGTACATGGCGTAAACGATGGCCGTTGCAATTACGACCGTGCAAAGAACAGCGCCCTTCCGCGCATCCTCAAGCGTAACGGCAAGGCCGACGCGAACGGCGACTTCACAGACGCGAGCAGCGAAAAGCCGCAAGAAATCAGCGGCAATACAGGGCACGTGTGCTACGACTTCAAGAACGTAGACGAACGCTTCCCCGTCAAGTGGTGCACCTGGCCGGGTGACCACCAATGGACCGCGCACGACACTGGCAACATGGGCGTCGGCTGGAACTGGGAACAAACCTGGGTCCCCGAAGAAGTCCACAAGTTCTTTGAACAGTTCTAA
- a CDS encoding endo-1,4-beta-xylanase, with translation MHKSHSAMAAILAATLFGAGAVSAYAQEPTLRSLAEERGRYVGAILNSQWFGGGLPGDYEKIHKTQFNVVVAENEMKFDATEPQEGRFNYGNGDKMVKYAKANGMRVRGHALAWHSQVPNWVNNYKNDKKKLLAVLKNHIEKVVGHWKGQVDEWDVVNEAVSNNEPMWRSYSVWYQGIGPEFIDSAFVWAHAVDPDAELCYNDYNLEQGISPKAKAGFVLEQVKRWVANGIPITCVGSQTHVEDTTTDKHFIGSPDSLRAFARELAKLGVKLNITELDIGFKSGINVSSADLARQGRNYREYMDVFLEEPNMGTFLIWGVSDKWSWLGGLNRQKGLIYDDNLRPKPAFDSLMASLKEHPVESVVSPYKQSFIPDTTKQDTTANDSTAKDTTVKDTTTKDTTDAIMPSVARLPASLHVAGSVLHLTGMASARVDLFDMQGRPVFSAKCENGTVELKGLASGRYVVRVEQNGMVDVKNVILK, from the coding sequence ATGCATAAATCACATTCTGCTATGGCGGCTATACTTGCCGCGACCCTATTTGGAGCTGGTGCGGTGAGCGCCTACGCCCAGGAACCCACCCTCAGATCCCTTGCCGAGGAACGTGGCCGCTACGTCGGCGCCATCCTGAATTCCCAGTGGTTCGGCGGAGGACTTCCCGGTGATTACGAAAAAATTCACAAGACCCAGTTCAATGTGGTCGTCGCCGAAAACGAGATGAAGTTCGACGCCACTGAACCCCAGGAAGGCCGCTTCAACTATGGCAACGGCGACAAGATGGTCAAGTATGCCAAAGCCAACGGCATGCGCGTCCGCGGTCACGCTCTTGCTTGGCATAGCCAGGTCCCAAACTGGGTAAACAACTACAAGAACGATAAGAAAAAGCTTCTCGCCGTGCTCAAGAACCACATCGAAAAAGTCGTTGGGCACTGGAAAGGCCAAGTTGACGAATGGGACGTGGTAAACGAAGCGGTAAGCAACAACGAGCCCATGTGGCGCAGCTATTCTGTGTGGTACCAGGGAATTGGCCCTGAGTTCATCGACTCCGCCTTCGTGTGGGCGCACGCCGTGGACCCGGATGCGGAGCTCTGCTACAACGATTACAACCTTGAACAGGGAATCAGCCCCAAAGCCAAGGCCGGGTTCGTGCTGGAGCAGGTCAAGCGCTGGGTCGCCAATGGAATTCCTATCACCTGCGTGGGTTCCCAGACGCACGTCGAGGACACCACCACCGACAAGCACTTCATCGGTTCCCCGGATAGCCTCCGCGCCTTTGCGAGGGAGCTCGCCAAACTCGGGGTCAAGCTGAACATTACCGAGCTCGACATTGGCTTCAAGAGCGGCATCAACGTCTCTAGCGCCGACCTGGCGCGCCAGGGCCGCAATTACCGCGAATACATGGATGTGTTCCTCGAAGAACCCAACATGGGCACGTTCCTCATTTGGGGCGTGAGTGACAAGTGGAGCTGGCTTGGCGGCCTTAACAGGCAAAAGGGGCTTATCTACGACGACAATTTACGGCCCAAGCCTGCGTTCGACAGCCTTATGGCGAGCCTCAAGGAGCACCCGGTCGAAAGCGTGGTTTCTCCGTACAAGCAGAGCTTTATCCCCGATACAACCAAGCAGGACACGACGGCGAATGATTCCACCGCCAAGGACACCACGGTCAAAGATACCACGACCAAGGATACGACCGATGCCATTATGCCCTCGGTTGCAAGGCTACCCGCTTCTCTCCATGTCGCGGGCAGTGTATTGCACCTGACGGGGATGGCTTCCGCCAGGGTAGACCTGTTCGACATGCAGGGCCGCCCTGTGTTCAGCGCCAAATGCGAGAACGGGACCGTGGAGCTCAAGGGCCTTGCCAGCGGTCGCTATGTGGTGAGGGTGGAGCAGAATGGCATGGTGGACGTCAAGAATGTTATTCTGAAGTAG
- a CDS encoding flavodoxin, whose protein sequence is MTRHLKLVFAMSAMIATAATFTACEKQSAEQTKTQSAPQTKAAPQQSKSVVVYYSQTGSTKKLAQIFKNARNADEFELTLEKPYPSTYDSTIAEVRAERETKQWPALANAKLEVAKYDTVFLGYPIMFGSFAPPIYSFLSANDLGGKVVVPFCTYGSGGRKASSEELKTLEPGANVTLAYGISNKRINAENGTEVAVKEVEGFFADLETGKTEAMLMGGYSEQKPLTVEDSAAFAEGTRDYAYLNLKPLSVSKQVVAGMNYLFVCEMKAFGGPAVQANVKIFKPLPGQGEAELIGVEQ, encoded by the coding sequence ATGACCCGTCACTTGAAACTCGTTTTCGCCATGTCGGCAATGATTGCCACTGCAGCCACGTTCACCGCCTGCGAAAAGCAGAGTGCCGAACAAACTAAAACACAGTCCGCGCCCCAGACAAAGGCGGCCCCACAGCAGTCCAAGTCGGTGGTGGTCTACTACTCACAAACAGGCTCCACCAAAAAGCTCGCGCAAATTTTCAAGAACGCCCGCAATGCCGACGAATTTGAACTGACGCTAGAAAAGCCCTACCCCTCCACCTACGACAGCACCATCGCCGAGGTCCGCGCGGAGCGCGAAACCAAGCAGTGGCCCGCGCTGGCGAACGCCAAGCTCGAAGTCGCCAAGTACGACACCGTATTCTTGGGCTACCCCATCATGTTCGGTTCCTTTGCACCGCCAATTTACTCATTCCTAAGCGCAAACGACCTGGGCGGCAAGGTGGTTGTGCCGTTCTGCACCTATGGCAGCGGCGGACGCAAAGCAAGCTCCGAAGAACTCAAGACGCTTGAACCAGGCGCAAACGTAACGCTCGCCTATGGGATTTCGAACAAGAGAATCAACGCCGAGAACGGCACCGAAGTCGCCGTGAAGGAAGTGGAAGGATTCTTCGCCGACTTGGAAACCGGCAAAACCGAGGCAATGCTTATGGGCGGGTATTCGGAGCAAAAGCCCCTTACCGTCGAGGATTCCGCCGCCTTCGCCGAAGGCACCAGGGACTACGCCTACCTGAACTTGAAGCCGCTCAGCGTCTCAAAACAGGTTGTTGCCGGCATGAACTACCTATTCGTGTGCGAAATGAAGGCGTTTGGTGGCCCCGCGGTGCAAGCGAACGTGAAAATCTTCAAGCCGCTCCCCGGTCAGGGCGAGGCCGAACTCATTGGCGTGGAACAATAG
- a CDS encoding FISUMP domain-containing protein, with translation MKFYPLFAACSILAVTLIACGDDSSSGAKEEPLPSSSSEEITSSETVPESSSSIVLSTIINEDSTIIDPRDSSTYKVIKFGDQIWMAENMKYSPEDTLCEKGVGDECLYTWSEAMGKGHDYDRKWLAIRDTTGFQGLCPPGWHVPSAKEALTLEKSLRRLLEHGYESEYFCSSVVQEDMLNEDGSRSNYCEAYGAGGLSNGFNMHLIGDRSGFWLVEEDNDPFTCTIASAVTFWGGSIWVDDFPNSRKDNLYNLRCVMNADEGEDE, from the coding sequence ATGAAATTTTATCCTTTATTTGCTGCTTGCTCCATTTTGGCCGTTACCCTGATTGCGTGCGGGGACGATTCGTCATCGGGCGCAAAAGAAGAACCTTTGCCAAGTTCTTCTTCAGAAGAAATCACGTCTAGCGAGACTGTGCCAGAAAGCAGTTCGTCTATAGTGCTCTCTACTATAATCAACGAGGATTCGACCATTATCGATCCGCGCGATTCTAGTACATATAAAGTCATTAAATTCGGAGATCAGATTTGGATGGCGGAGAACATGAAGTATTCGCCCGAAGACACCCTCTGTGAAAAAGGTGTTGGGGATGAATGCCTTTATACCTGGTCCGAAGCGATGGGTAAAGGACACGACTACGATCGCAAGTGGCTGGCCATCAGAGATACGACAGGATTCCAGGGGCTTTGTCCGCCCGGGTGGCATGTGCCTTCCGCAAAAGAAGCTTTGACATTGGAAAAAAGTTTGCGCAGGCTTCTGGAACATGGATACGAAAGCGAGTATTTCTGTTCTTCGGTGGTTCAGGAGGATATGTTAAATGAAGACGGAAGCCGTAGTAACTATTGCGAAGCTTACGGTGCTGGCGGCCTTTCCAATGGCTTCAACATGCATTTGATTGGGGATCGAAGTGGTTTCTGGCTCGTTGAAGAAGACAACGATCCCTTTACTTGCACTATCGCAAGTGCGGTGACTTTCTGGGGAGGGTCAATTTGGGTGGATGATTTCCCGAATTCAAGAAAGGATAACCTGTACAACCTTCGTTGCGTCATGAACGCAGATGAGGGCGAAGACGAGTAA
- a CDS encoding right-handed parallel beta-helix repeat-containing protein → MAKRFFFALGLALAALQSFGAVYYVAPDGNDASAGTKDKPFASLNKANTVVHAGDTVWVRGGIYDLRDTVFFARYKMTAAIVLTASGESDDNRIHYLAYPGERPIFDGANLPVAAGTDHSDGTPEGAMYTSPIVISAKYLHLKGFEVRNTPMKHNSNSGVFLYASKHIFLENMDSHHNAGPGFFANDGAPDGGGHIFLNCDAHDNYDPLGWQGDGENADGFGAHYQKPGEGDTTKFIGCRSWWNSDDGFDFINQEFPVVLENCYAMGNGYSDYGLGNPKNGNGHGIKMGESTLGGGRHTIKFCAAWKNKATGFYANYTGVGSKWLNNTSYMNKDREFAMASTLFDSQGNRIAEVAPLTGDNAHVLKNNIAFPNKNSQVGECWEYIPSQGIDHYVECPAGENNTWNLKLDLTEDDFESLDDPSMTVTGKDLSTISGILGPRNADGSLPDVGFLKLKKGSRAIDKGEDLGFPFVGEAPDLGAFEYGMSSGSTTPIFRKAVRNSRDLKTSRLVKAFDLQGRFFGKVLVEYGADFVPNKNVYLKY, encoded by the coding sequence ATGGCAAAGAGGTTCTTTTTTGCGCTAGGGCTCGCCCTCGCGGCGCTGCAATCCTTCGGTGCCGTGTATTACGTGGCACCCGATGGCAACGATGCCAGCGCGGGCACAAAGGACAAGCCCTTCGCCTCGCTCAACAAGGCGAATACCGTGGTGCACGCGGGCGACACCGTGTGGGTTCGCGGCGGCATCTACGACCTGCGCGATACCGTCTTTTTTGCACGGTACAAAATGACTGCGGCAATAGTCTTGACGGCAAGCGGCGAGAGCGACGACAACCGCATCCATTACCTGGCCTACCCGGGCGAGCGCCCGATTTTTGACGGCGCGAACCTCCCCGTGGCCGCAGGCACGGACCATAGCGACGGCACTCCCGAAGGCGCGATGTACACGTCTCCCATCGTGATTTCGGCAAAGTATTTGCATTTGAAGGGTTTCGAGGTGCGGAACACGCCCATGAAGCACAACTCGAATTCCGGCGTGTTTCTTTACGCGAGCAAGCACATCTTCTTGGAAAATATGGACAGCCACCACAACGCAGGCCCCGGGTTCTTCGCGAACGACGGCGCGCCAGATGGCGGCGGACACATCTTCTTGAACTGCGATGCCCACGACAACTACGACCCCTTGGGCTGGCAGGGCGACGGCGAAAATGCCGACGGCTTCGGCGCGCATTACCAGAAACCCGGCGAGGGTGATACCACGAAGTTCATCGGGTGCCGCTCCTGGTGGAACAGCGACGATGGCTTCGACTTCATCAACCAGGAATTCCCCGTGGTGCTGGAGAACTGCTACGCCATGGGGAACGGCTACAGCGATTACGGACTTGGAAACCCGAAGAACGGCAACGGTCACGGCATCAAGATGGGTGAGAGCACCCTCGGCGGCGGGCGGCATACCATCAAGTTCTGCGCCGCCTGGAAAAACAAGGCGACGGGCTTTTATGCAAACTATACCGGCGTGGGCAGCAAGTGGCTCAACAACACGTCGTACATGAACAAGGACCGCGAATTTGCCATGGCATCGACGCTCTTCGATTCTCAGGGGAACCGCATTGCCGAGGTGGCGCCCCTCACCGGCGACAACGCGCACGTGCTCAAGAACAACATCGCCTTCCCGAACAAGAATTCTCAAGTCGGGGAATGCTGGGAGTATATACCGAGCCAGGGCATCGACCACTACGTGGAATGCCCCGCCGGCGAAAACAACACTTGGAACCTGAAACTCGACCTGACCGAAGACGATTTTGAGAGTCTCGATGACCCGAGCATGACCGTCACCGGCAAGGACCTCTCGACGATTTCGGGAATCTTGGGCCCGCGTAACGCTGACGGTAGCTTGCCCGATGTGGGCTTCTTGAAACTCAAGAAGGGGAGCCGTGCCATCGACAAGGGCGAAGATCTCGGGTTCCCGTTTGTGGGCGAAGCACCTGACTTGGGTGCGTTCGAATACGGGATGAGCTCGGGTAGCACGACGCCGATTTTCAGGAAAGCTGTCCGCAATTCTCGTGACCTCAAAACGTCGCGCTTGGTGAAGGCTTTCGATTTGCAGGGGCGCTTCTTTGGAAAGGTGCTGGTTGAGTATGGCGCAGACTTTGTCCCCAACAAGAATGTATATTTAAAATACTAA
- a CDS encoding MATE family efflux transporter, giving the protein MKINDTFCGRRFKSMLFTASVSACVEIANVLVDKVVSAQVLGEKALAAVSMFTPMFSFVFFVSAIVMVGSRVCYSIEIGRLCRVRANGFFGQGLILSTVIGLALLALFFMARVAILNFVGVDPDLGNYVNEFYRYFVWVAFAIPVNCFLQQMVYADGDVKICNASYTVLLGSNAALSFLLGRQMGMEGIALGTLLANVLSTLVLAVHFFKKTNTLKFIWHVTARDSASVVRFSMAESLEFLFFTLFTAVTNHYFITVHGTGPLPVLSMMYELIEMGVLFNGVWLAAEPLINIYRGEKNGNGVAQAMRFVNYTLFKEGVLVSVALFLFAPWVVHLFHIHSGELVGAAVLAVRAAAVGMLPMAIVKVYAAYYEHEQPVLSISMIVMIVFLSPVVCAFGLQTLIPDGFWMGFAVAPFLALALSIVLHLLLYGRKGFPLLLDEFKASGDWHMRNVLLFPESLLAFRDDVGTLLESRGFDTAMRTKVMLLVEELGMTIYERNRGRKIYMEFSVIVKKSGITLIVKDNGVIMDVTDLERAVTDLRAYLVNMFMSTHVDKVYLLTSSYNRHVFNFGSC; this is encoded by the coding sequence ATGAAAATAAACGACACGTTTTGCGGCAGGCGCTTCAAGTCGATGCTCTTTACGGCGTCGGTTTCTGCGTGTGTAGAAATCGCGAACGTGCTCGTAGACAAAGTGGTCTCGGCACAGGTGTTGGGCGAGAAGGCGCTTGCCGCCGTTTCCATGTTTACACCCATGTTTTCGTTCGTGTTCTTTGTGAGCGCGATCGTGATGGTTGGAAGCCGCGTGTGCTATTCGATTGAAATTGGGCGCTTGTGCCGGGTTCGCGCCAATGGGTTCTTTGGCCAGGGGCTCATCCTTTCGACGGTGATTGGCCTTGCCCTCCTTGCCTTGTTCTTCATGGCCCGCGTTGCCATATTGAACTTTGTGGGGGTGGACCCAGATTTAGGCAACTATGTCAACGAGTTCTACCGTTATTTTGTGTGGGTGGCCTTTGCCATCCCGGTGAATTGCTTTTTGCAGCAGATGGTGTATGCCGACGGCGACGTGAAAATCTGTAATGCGTCTTATACGGTGCTGCTCGGCTCAAACGCTGCGCTCTCGTTTTTGCTGGGCCGTCAAATGGGCATGGAGGGCATTGCGCTCGGTACGCTCCTTGCGAATGTCCTGAGCACGCTTGTGCTTGCCGTGCATTTTTTCAAGAAGACGAATACCCTCAAGTTTATATGGCACGTGACCGCCCGCGATAGCGCTTCGGTAGTGCGGTTCAGCATGGCGGAATCGCTCGAGTTCCTCTTTTTTACGTTGTTTACTGCTGTAACGAACCATTACTTTATCACAGTGCACGGTACGGGGCCGTTGCCCGTACTCTCGATGATGTACGAACTCATCGAAATGGGCGTGCTGTTTAACGGGGTATGGCTTGCGGCGGAACCGCTCATCAATATTTACCGCGGCGAGAAGAACGGGAACGGCGTTGCGCAGGCGATGCGGTTTGTGAATTACACACTTTTTAAGGAAGGCGTTCTCGTATCGGTCGCCCTCTTTTTGTTTGCCCCGTGGGTGGTGCACCTGTTTCACATCCATTCGGGTGAACTGGTGGGCGCAGCGGTGCTTGCTGTGCGTGCCGCCGCCGTGGGCATGCTGCCGATGGCGATCGTAAAGGTATATGCCGCCTACTATGAGCATGAGCAACCGGTGCTTTCGATATCGATGATTGTTATGATCGTCTTTTTGAGTCCTGTCGTCTGTGCGTTCGGGCTGCAAACGCTTATTCCGGACGGATTTTGGATGGGCTTTGCCGTGGCGCCGTTTTTGGCGTTAGCTTTGTCAATTGTTTTGCACCTGCTGCTTTACGGACGCAAGGGGTTCCCGCTTTTGCTGGACGAGTTCAAGGCCTCGGGTGATTGGCATATGCGAAACGTGCTGCTTTTCCCAGAGAGTCTGTTGGCTTTCCGCGATGACGTGGGGACGCTTTTGGAATCGAGGGGCTTTGATACAGCAATGCGCACGAAGGTGATGCTCCTTGTTGAGGAACTTGGCATGACGATTTACGAACGCAACCGCGGCCGCAAAATCTACATGGAGTTCAGCGTCATTGTAAAGAAAAGCGGAATTACGCTTATTGTGAAGGACAACGGTGTCATCATGGACGTGACGGACTTGGAGCGCGCGGTGACGGACCTTCGCGCTTACCTTGTGAACATGTTCATGTCGACGCATGTGGACAAGGTTTACCTGCTCACATCGAGCTACAACCGCCACGTATTCAACTTCGGCTCTTGCTAG